The proteins below come from a single Triticum aestivum cultivar Chinese Spring chromosome 5D, IWGSC CS RefSeq v2.1, whole genome shotgun sequence genomic window:
- the LOC123123810 gene encoding uncharacterized protein gives MSMATTALLRLAPLPPQPRLLAPSSKKPSLLLAPLGSGRRAAGALRLARAAGDGLADQTVYNGVYGPWSVDDADVREVLLYRAGLVTAAASFLVAASGAFLPEGNAVGDAVRQGADLFYAAGAGGLGLSLVLIHIYVTPIKRFLQALWAVGVLGSVGTYALAARPLDEGLVRYVLEHPGAMWFVGPTFAALTGLVFKEGLCYGKLEAGILTFVIPILLLGHLSGLMDDGTKMSLLGVWMALFTVFAARKFQQPIKDDIGDKSVFIFNALPEEEKKALLQRLEAATEQKTE, from the exons atgtccatggccaccaccgccctcctccggctcgcgccgctgccgccgcaaccCCGGCTCCTCGCCCCGAGCTCCAAGAaaccctccctcctcctcgcgccccTCGGCAGCGGCCGCCGCGCCGCGGGCGCCCTGCGGCTCGCGAGGGCCGCCGGCGACGGGCTCGCGGACCAGACGGTCTACAACGGCGTGTACGGGCCCTGGTCCGTGGACGACGCGGACGTGCGCGAGGTGCTGCTGTACCGGGCCGGGCTGGTCACGGCCGCCGCGTCCTTCCTGGTGGCCGCCTCGGGGGCGTTCCTGCCGGAGGGGAACGCGGTCGGCGACGCCGTCCGGCAGGGCGCCGACCTCTTCTACGCCGCCGGCGCCGGGGGGCTCGGGCTTTCGCTCGTGCTGATCCACATCTACGTCACCCCCATCAAGCGGTTCCTCCAGGCGCTGTGGGCGGTCGGCGTGCTCGGGTCCGTCGGCACCTACGCCCTCGCCGCGCGGCCGCTCGACGAGGGGCTGGTCCGGTACGTGCTCGAGCACCCCGGGGCGATGTGGTTCGTCGGCCCGACCTTCGCCGCGCTGACTGGCCTCGTCTTCAAGGAAG GTCTCTGCTATGGAAAACTGGAAGCTGGAATCTTGACGTTTGTTATCCCCATCCTTCTTCTCGGACACCTG TCTGGTTTGATGGACGACGGGACAAAAATGAGCCTCTTAGGAGTGTGGATGGCGCTCTTCACCGTGTTCGCCGCGAGGAAATTCCAGCAGCCCATCAAG GATGACATTGGTGACAAGTCGGTTTTCATATTCAACGCCCTCCCCGAAGAGGAAAAGAAAGCTCTGCTGCAGAGGCTCGAGGCGGCAACGGAGCAGAAGACTGAGTAG